CCACGTTCGTGCTGAGACCGTAGTCTCTGCGCAAGCACCaggtgtcgctgccgtcgttgtttgcgtcggcgctgtgcgCCTCGGTCTCCCAGTCAATAGTGCCGCCAAAGCGCAGAAATTCTGTGCGAAGGGTGCGCAGCAAGACGCCCTCTGTGCACTGGTACGCTGATTCGCCGATCGCACAGCCGGGAAAAACTGACCCCTCGCGAAGAGGTGTGAGGTcaggggagaggaagcgcCACCCGCGAGCGGGGCGCAGCACCGAGAGAACTTTTCTCTCGGTGCACCCCAAATCCGTCAGCAGCTTCACCGTTTGATCCGTCAacacgcagcgccgcatctcTGCGCGCTCGTACGACGGGCTTCGCCGCCGTTCGACGATCGTCACATTCGATTCTCGCCAACGCATGCCGATGCCCATGGCATATGTCCCGACGCAGCCTCCGACGAGGATGACATGACCCCACGGCTTGACAGCGTACATGAGCGCTACTGAGCTAccaagagggagggagagagcagaCACGGAGAGAGTTACCATATGGCTTGTTGTTCTCCACGAgagggacgaggaggccCTAGTGGCACTAGTAGACGGCGGCTTTCCCATCAGGGCGGTAGTGAGCAAGGCGGACAAGAAGGAAGGAAGTCACCGACACCCCGCACGAGGACAGCAGCGTGGGTGGACATCGCACCTACGGAAAACACCATGGAAGGCGCTCGAGGATGGTCAGCTGCTCTTCCATGTACAATTCAAAGCGTTGGTTTGACTGCTGTCGTGGGCTCTATGTACATGAACTTGACGGTCAGCGCGCCAATATCGTCATGTGTCACCTCCGGCGCACCTCCCTTTGACCGTTTGGACGACCACCATCGTGTACTCTTTGTTTGCGTCCGGTGCGACGAGAATGTCGACAGTGTCGCAGCTAATTCGCAGAAATGTCATCTCGTCTTTCCAGTCGATGGTTCGAACAGTGGAGGTGGTGAGGTCGATGAACCCCTTCAACGTGTCAGCGTAGCGATGCGCCTCTCTGGAGCTCCCCCGAAAGCCTGCAAAACTAAGCAGCTTCCCCTTCTGCGGCTCCATGATAAAGTAGCCCAGCACCCCTTTGTGGTGAGCAATGCGGTTCAGTGTGTCCTCCACATTCTGAAGGTGGGCCTCAcgctccgctgccgaggGGTTCGCCTTGTTCATGGAGCTCTTCAGCACAAGTAACTGAGTAACTAAGGAAGAGGAGGTAAGTGCGGGAGAGCatagaagagagaagaagcaaTTCATGAGCGTACAGGATGTCATCCGCAAGCATACGAGCAAAGAGTCCTCCACCCCCACGCAAAAGCACAGGGTGCACATAGCCATACCCAGTGTCTGAcggagcaggcgcgcacggcaTCACACTGCTAGAGGATCATGCTGCTCGCAGAATGCTTGGCAACTGATTCGAGGAAACTGAGGTGCAAGTCTGTTATTCattgtgtatgtgcgtgtgtgctttgTAGATCCATTGCACGGGGAACAGAGAGCAATTGAACGACATGAAAACAAAAGCAAAACATGCACACAAGAGCACGCAGGTTTCATGTACATCTTCTCGCCAGACATACTCACCCTCATCATACATCAATAAATTCATGCAAGCGAGCTTACTAGCGCGTCTGCTTCGACACAACGGCAAAGGACGGGAACGTACGCTCCCGCAGGCGATCCACCTCGCGCTTTAGTCGCACTAGTTCCTCCTGCTGTGACCGAGCCAGCTCCTCTAGCTCGCTGGTGACAAAAATCTCTTTCgcccgcgcagcacgtgagTGCGAGCCATCCGCGCGCGTCTCGACCAGGCGGTAAACTGCCCCGTTGGCACGCACTGTGTCGTCGAGGTCGCCACACTGCGCACCAACGATTGTGTTTTCTGTCACGCGCTCAGCAATCTGGTTCTTCAACTGGCGCACGACGCCCCTCAGCTCCTCTACTTTTCGACTCATGTTTGTCTCCACGAGGTCCATGTGGCGCTGAATATGCGCGAGCGTCTTTTCCTCCGACAAGTCCACCTCGCCGTTGAGCCACTCCTGCATCTGGCGGGTGACACGAAGGGTATGCAGCTGTcgcagctccagctgcagcgtcccCGCGCAGTGCCTAagccgctccccctcccactccaGCAGCTTCATCAGCTTTC
This window of the Leishmania donovani BPK282A1 complete genome, chromosome 31 genome carries:
- a CDS encoding dynein-associated protein, putative produces the protein MNKANPSAAEREAHLQNVEDTLNRIAHHKGVLGYFIMEPQKGKLLSFAGFRGSSREAHRYADTLKGFIDLTTSTVRTIDWKDEMTFLRISCDTVDILVAPDANKEYTMVVVQTVKGRCAGGDT